One genomic segment of Pongo abelii isolate AG06213 chromosome 13, NHGRI_mPonAbe1-v2.0_pri, whole genome shotgun sequence includes these proteins:
- the DNAJC25 gene encoding dnaJ homolog subfamily C member 25 precursor (The RefSeq protein has 2 substitutions compared to this genomic sequence) yields the protein MGAPLLSPGRGAGAAGRLWWVLLAPLLPALLLVRPAGALVEGLYCGTRDCYEVLGVSRSAGKAEIARAYRQLARRYHPDRYRPQPGDEGPRRTPQSAEEAFLLVATAYETLKDEETRKDYDYMLDHPEEYYSHYYHYYSRRLAPKVDVRVVILVSVCAISVFQFFSWWNSYNKAISYLATVPKYRIQATEIAKQQGLLKKAKEKGKNKKSKEEIRDEEENIIKNIIKSKIDIKGGYQKPQICDLLLFQIILAPFHLCSYIVWYCRWIYNFNIKGKEYGEEERLYIIRKSMKMSKSQFDSLEEHQKETFLKRELWIKENYEVYKQEQEEELKKKLANDPRWKRYRRWMKNEGPGRLTFVDD from the exons ATGGGGGCGCCGCTGCTCTCTCCCGGCCGGGGAGCCGGGGCTGCCGGCCGGCGCTGGTGGGTGCTGCTGGCGCCCTTGCTGCCGGCGCTGCTGCTGGTGCGGCCTGCGGGGGCCCTGGTGGAGGGGCTCTACTGCGGCACAAGGGACTGCTACGAGGTGCTGGGCGTGAGCCGCTCGGCGGGCAAGGCGGAGATCGCGCGGGCCTACCGCCAGCTGGCCCGGCGCTACCACCCCGACCGCTACCGGCCCCAGCCCGGCGACGAGGGCCCCGGGCGGACGCCGCAGAGCGCCGAGGAGGCTTTCCTGCTGGTGGCAACCGCCTACGAGACACTCAAG GATGAAGAAACACGAAAAGATTATGATTACATGCTGGATCATCCAGAAGAGTACTACAGCCATTACTACCACTACTATAGCAGGCGCTTGGCCCCTAAGGTGGATGTTAGAGTCGTGATTTTGGTCAGCGTGTGTGCTATTTCGGTGTTTCAG TTTTTCAGCTGGTGGAATAGCTACAATAAGGCAATCAGCTACCTAGCCACAGTGCCCAAGTACCGTATCCAAGCTACAGAGATTGCCAAGCAGCAGGGACTGCtcaaaaaagccaaagaaaaaggcaaaaacaaaaagtccAAAGAAGAAATTCGTGACGAGGAGGAGAACATCATAAAGaacattataaaaagtaaaatagatatAAAGGGGGGCTATCAGAAACCCCAAATCTGTGATCTTCTCCTGTTTCAAATTATCTTAGCTCCTTTTCATCTATGCTCATACATAGTTTGGTATTGCCGGTGGATCTATAATTTTAACATCAAAGGCAAAGAatatggagaggaagagagattaTACATTATACGTAAATCTATGAAGATGTCAAAGTCTCAATTTGATAGTCTAGAAGAACATCAGAAAGAAACTTTTCTTAAACGAGAGCTCTGGATCAAGGAGAATTATGAG GTCTACAAGCAAGAACAAGaggaagaattaaagaaaaagttgGCAAATGACCCCAGATGGAAGAGATACAGGAGATGGATGAAGAATGAAGGGCCTGGGCGGTTAACATTTGTGGATGACTGA